The proteins below are encoded in one region of Fimbriimonadaceae bacterium:
- a CDS encoding ABC transporter permease subunit: MSFARELFLDNPAMVEAKRPVLQFLRPGKWSAPYILAIVFVGVAYGALLASAITYLPSFDPAIILVVVPVAAAVGVSVTLHGVLAGEREKRSLETLLAAPVSAAQLVAAKACRAVPPVVLLVLLLPVPALVLAVAKSQSGYTVFEGTPSILVFLGTLLILVATAFMTAGLTMLVSAHTKTTANALLGTLAALFIAYAIVPMTLTGMVGGPESIRFLAWHPVPTQLAVLWPGQSDIYKIRGSSLALMPSVHFFIGGVCFFLATKRLKREHEGAKG, translated from the coding sequence GTGAGCTTTGCCCGAGAGCTGTTCCTCGATAATCCCGCGATGGTGGAAGCGAAACGGCCCGTGCTTCAGTTCCTTCGCCCAGGTAAGTGGTCCGCGCCGTACATTCTGGCGATCGTTTTTGTGGGGGTCGCTTACGGTGCGCTCTTGGCCTCGGCCATCACCTATCTGCCCAGTTTTGACCCGGCGATCATCTTGGTCGTCGTCCCTGTGGCGGCCGCGGTCGGCGTCAGCGTGACGCTCCACGGCGTGCTCGCGGGCGAACGGGAAAAGCGGAGCTTGGAGACCTTGCTTGCCGCGCCCGTCTCAGCCGCGCAACTGGTGGCGGCAAAGGCGTGCCGCGCGGTGCCCCCGGTAGTCCTCCTCGTGCTGCTGTTACCCGTTCCGGCGCTCGTCCTTGCGGTGGCAAAGTCGCAGAGCGGCTATACGGTCTTCGAGGGGACGCCCTCGATCCTCGTGTTCCTCGGGACCCTCTTGATCTTGGTCGCGACCGCTTTCATGACGGCGGGCCTGACGATGCTCGTTTCGGCCCACACCAAGACCACCGCGAACGCGCTCTTGGGGACGCTGGCGGCGCTCTTCATTGCTTACGCGATCGTCCCGATGACCCTGACGGGCATGGTGGGCGGTCCCGAATCGATCAGGTTCTTGGCGTGGCACCCGGTCCCCACCCAGCTCGCGGTGCTTTGGCCGGGCCAGTCCGACATTTACAAGATTCGCGGGTCTTCACTCGCTCTGATGCCCTCCGTCCACTTTTTTATCGGCGGTGTCTGCTTCTTCCTCGCGACGAAGAGGCTCAAGCGGGAACACGAAGGGGCCAAGGGCTAA